From Corvus moneduloides isolate bCorMon1 chromosome 2, bCorMon1.pri, whole genome shotgun sequence, one genomic window encodes:
- the TMSB4X gene encoding thymosin beta-4 has protein sequence MSDKPDMAEIEKFDKSKLKKTETQEKNPLPSKETIEQEKQAGES, from the exons ATGTCCGACAAACCAGACATGGCTGAGATCGAGAAATTTGACAAGTCCAAATTGAAGAAGACAGAGACGCAAGAGAAAAACCCGCTGCCTTCAAAAGAAA CAATTGAACAGGAGAAGCAAGCGGGTGAATCGTAA